From Neospora caninum Liverpool complete genome, chromosome VIII, a single genomic window includes:
- a CDS encoding putative protein kinase (incomplete catalytic triad): protein MACLKERDTISQFRAQPRRSGDRLIGVRLQGEVYRMCCAVSACAALAKGWADSQFNRCLSLAVSAEVTWRDIEERGRAFVKQHARQIAGYSHLAEDEMHLMNALTDALPLGSVLQLNEGRMQLDRGRNVAVTEGAVLFDVTEKKSGGNYTAKLFSVGDTSVVRAATAVWRIFKERNVGAVLSERFGSAETVLDRGFLIPVAGGSLGNNSPVIRADGKWSDTAFLSAVLLYPRVAQTLDALLWSGAKLEKEAKFFLIRRLIQILGDLHRSKLCHGNLHPDSVVVLAETGDIALTSFGDSCFRPVYVLSNATGFGGVQQDAIRLGNIAYAIYNGKYDPDELDECNDNPVFLGADDTDVNDVAVRGAIMRLLCCGECTMGKPADYGADSPLFSS from the exons ATGGCGTGTCtcaaggaaagagacactaTCTCTCAGTTTCGAGCCCAGCCCCGGCGATCCGGGGACCGACTCATCGGCGTGCGCCTCCAGGGTGAAGTGTACCGGATGTGCTGCGCCGTGTCGGCATGCGCCGCGCTCGCAAAGGGCTGGGCCGATTCGCAGTTCAATC GCTGCCTCagcctcgccgtttccgca GAAGTCACGTGGCGCGACATCGAAGAACGCGGCCGTGCATTCGTCAAGCAACATGCGAGGCAAATTGCAGGTTACAGCCATCTTGCAGAAGACGAGATGCATTTGATGAATGCTTTGACGGATGCCCTCCCTTTGGGGAGTGTTTTGCAGTTGAACGAAGGCAGAATGCAGTTGGACCGAGGCCGCAACGTTGCTGTGACCGAGGGCGCTGTCCTGTTCGATGTAACGGAAAAAAAGTCGGGAGGAAATTACACGGCCAAGCTGTTTTCAGTGGGAGACACAAGCGTAGTCAGAGCGGCCACAGCTGTGTGGAGGATCTTCAAGGAGAGGAACGTTGGGGCTGTTCTCTCGGAGCGATTCGGCTCGGCCGAAACTGTTCTGGATCGGGGGTTTCTCATTCCAGTAGCTGGCGGCAGTCTTGGAAACAATTCCCCAGTGATTCGAGCGGATGGGAAGTGGTCAGATACTGCATTCCTGAGCGCGGTGCTGCTGTACCCCCGCGTGGCGCAAACTCTGGATGCTCTCCTCTGGTCTGGAGCTAAgctggagaaggaggcgaaatTCTTTCTCATTCGTCGACTCATCCAGATCCTCGGAGACCTTCATCGCAGCAAACTTTGCCATGGCAATCTCCACCCGGACAGCGTGGTGGTCTTAGCTGAAACGGGGGACATTGCGCTCACGTCCTTCGGCGATAGCTGCTTCCGACCTGTTTACGTGCTGTCGAATGCCACCGGATTCGGTGGTGTCCAGCAGGATGCAATCCGCCTAGGAAATATTGCTTACGCGATTTACAATGGCAAGTATGACCCTGATGAGCTCGACGAGTGCAACGACAACCCCGTTTTCCTTGGTGCCGATGACACGGATGTAAACGATGTTGCTGTTCGTGGCGCGATAATGCGTCTGCTGTGCTGCGGTGAGTGCACGATGGGGAAACCTGCCGATTATGGTGCCGACAgccctctgttttcttcatAA
- a CDS encoding putative RNA recognition motif-containing protein, which yields MDSPSHNNGASNRTNDASRDPTECLAEKELLETADLRNPLSAQSTNSFTGGDVCPFSPAVNYSFHSEDSRSAAQSFVMSLSSTSFASIASATCSDEKELSPEHKTGDACSSEHPTAPQQARALQERHPEEHSNRNEKGIHKLYLPEALTTISTKGDASLRAPQRVQKSNTPLPSKFFETDYPIEGLLSLLLRKDQEPARMTGSDNEKKNDTSGHTSMHSNFVALQGTDPSAAGNIFMTGDTRSVRPSPAVRYENKECIVSEFSRLWKGNKCLGPQEVSDGSGGPAQDNRTHIPFSLDGTERENTLFERSKGLPNPHAIVLDEESLFKDLAAAWDLDVTEESAADRHGRAARHKQQSGSHFENRYGMELCTSSQNLHMTANSPDSCTFPNCDGTKAPPADIGIPEFLGRRRTFPGGEVGKMDFTQDIKYLPSCVVRHESNQDSDPQRRYSGPFALPPLPSDEVLSARDVWCWHGTESFTREMPAAPYLEGSCSQMSSFQAGDISAEQATTPTDLNTSGKHDTSTTSSRSGGLAKYTLIVNVPPMTTRQDLHMTFSAFGKVELTVVVCDKDHRHPHREWTATSGYAFVRFSSSAEAAAAVAAAAVGSIRMRGSRIRATWAKKDSLAKHSQATDSSCVSCSGSMGTEYFGNGGPWQPGTPFAPLPTHQTLPPPPEEPHRLSGVSPAAPLRQSPGAGNLEHCKVPVAACLTPQSAQDFACRLCRIFIAFDPVLLPCWHMCCSDCVQQCFRWQPNHPTEPVVVDCPECGTVSPASAIKKIDEADSGLLLRLRQLKDSERVCCPFVPLCCWTGRATSFVSHTYSHMMADGGLFDGDGYGNCGPAAFSSSLTNSGSNHRDQTQL from the exons ATGGATAGTCCCAGTCACAACAATGGAGCATCTAACAGAACGAACGACGCGTCTCGAGACCCGACCGAGTGTCTTGCCGAGAAAGAGTTATTAGAAACTGCGGACCTTCGGAACCCCCTGTCAGCTCAGTCAACCAATTCCTTTACGGGAGGAGATGTATGTCCTTTTTCACCAGCTGTGAATTACTCTTTTCATTCAGAAGACTCCCGTTCTGCAGCGCAGTCTTTCGTAATGTCGTTGTCATCAACGTCATTCGCGTCCATTGCGTCGGCGACATGCAGCGATGAAAAAGAGCTGAGTCCAGAGCACAAAACGGGCGACGCGTGCAGTTCGGAACACCCAACAGCCCCACAGCAGGCGAGGGCATTGCAGGAGCGTCACCCAGAGGAACATTCTAACCGAAACGAGAAGGGTATACATAAACTCTACCTGCCGGAGGCACTCACAACTATATCGACGAAAGGTGATGCCTCCCTACGTGCGCCTCAACGCGTGCAGAAGTCGAATACTCCCTTGCCTTCGAAATTTTTTGAGACCGATTATCCTATTGAAGGGCTTCTATCTCTCTTGTTAAGGAAGGATCAGGAGCCAGCCCGCATGACGGGGTCAGacaacgagaagaaaaatgATACCAGTGGGCACACATCAATGCACAGCAACTTTGTGGCTCTCCAAGGCACAGACCCGTCTGCCGCCGGAAACATCTTTATGACGGGAGATACACGCAGTGTTCGGCCGAGTCCGGCTGTTAGATATGAGAATAAAGAATGTATAGTTAGTGAATTTTCCCGGCTGTGGAAAGGCAACAAATGCTTAGGACCCCAAGAGGTTTCAGATGGGTCCGGTGGGCCGGCGCAGGATAACAGAACCCATATACCATTTTCTCTGGATGGcaccgaaagagaaaacacttTGTTCGAGAGGAGCAAAGGACTGCCCAACCCGCATGCCATCGTTCTTGATGAAGAAAGCCTGTTTAAGGATCTAGCAGCAGCCTGGGACCTTGACGTAACCGAGGAGTCGGCGGCCGATAGGCACGGAAGGGCCGCCCGCCATAAACAGCAATCAGGTTCTCATTTCGAGAATCGCTACGGCATGGAGCTATGCACTTCCTCCCAAAACCTCCATATGACGGCAAATTCTCCTGACAGCTGCACATTTCCGAATTGTGACGGAACCAAGGCTCCACCGGCAGACATTGGCATTCCAGAGTTTCTTGGTAGACGCCGGACTTTTCCTGGTGGAGAGGTCGGAAAAATGGATTTCACTCAAGACATCAAATATCTCCCTTCTTGTGTAGTTAGGCATGAAAGCAACCAAGACAGTGATCCTCAGCGGCGTTATAGTGGACCGTTTGCTTTGCCTCCCTTGCCTTCGGATGAGGTTCTCAGTGCTCGTGACGTGTGGTGCTGGCACGGAACGGAATCTTTCACGCGAGAGATGCCTGCAGCTCCTTATCTTGAAGGGTCTTGCAGTCAGATGAGTTCTTTCCAAGCAGGTGATATTTCGGCCGAGCAAGCGACGACGCCCACAGACTTGAACACTTCGGGGAAGCATGACACATCGACCACTTCCAGTCGAAGTGGTGGACTGGCCAAGTACACTCTAATTGTCAACGTGCCTCCTATGACGACGCGGCAGGATCTGCATATGACCTTTAGCGCATTCGGCAAGGTCGAGCTTACTGTTGTTGTCTGCGACAAGGACCACAGGCATCCTCACAGGGAATGGACCGCAACTAGCG GGTACGCCTTCgtccgcttttcctcctccgctgaagctgctgcagctgtggCCGCAGCAGCTGTCGGCAGCATTCGCATGCGGGGAAGCAGAATCAGGGCCACATGGGCGAAGAAGGACTCGCTGGCGAAGCATTCACAGGCCACCGATTCGTCTTGTGTTAGCTGCAGTGGCAGTATGGGCACAG AGTACTTCGGAAATGGAGGACCATGGCAGCCAGGGACCCCTTTTGCCCCCCTACCGACTCATCAGACATTGCCGCCACCACCAGAAGAGCCTCACCGCCTCAGTGGTGTGTCGCCCGCTGCCCCACTTCGTCAATCTCCAGGAGCGGGGAATTTGGAACACTGCAAAGTCCCGGTGGCAGCATGCCTCACCCCGCAATCGGCTCAGGATTTCGCGTGTCGACTCTGCCGCATATTCATTGCCTTCGACCCCGTCCTGCTACCATGCTGGCATATGTGTTGCAGCGACTGCGTACAGCAGTGCTTCCGCTGGCAGCCAAATCACCCCACAGAACCCGTTGTAGTCGATTGCCCCGAATGCGGCACTGTTTCGCCAGCTTCTGCGATCAAGAAAATCGATGAAG CGGACTCGGGGCTTCTTTTGAGGCTGCGCCAGCTGAAAGACTCCGAGAGGGTATGTTGCCCGTTCGTCCCCTTATGCTGTTGGACTGGTAGAGCTACCAGTTTTGTCAGTCACACGTATTCTCACATGATGGCTGACGGCGGCTTGTTCGATGGCGATGGATATGGCAACTGCGGACCGGCTGCTTTCTCATCATCCCTGACGAACAGCGGGTCGAACCATCGGGACCAGACCCAGCTGTGA